Proteins from one Ketobacter alkanivorans genomic window:
- a CDS encoding outer membrane beta-barrel protein yields the protein MSMFNKVATISAASALLCLSTAHAETTQPQQVESDGAIHLAERWIFNVNVESLSIDEEVAALEGVEPDAFAINIEAEYFFNDNLSTVIGLGYLGYDDNEEFTQLTEDAFGDVDNSSSTASALPLVMDVGYTRFYAGKVPTYVSLRGGLTHMFASERSIENCSDCSSQDINVDGGMFVQAAAGINLGRSFNLGIFYKNYLSGDLEDAIGLKLSFGHFRSR from the coding sequence ATGTCCATGTTTAACAAAGTGGCAACGATCAGTGCTGCTTCTGCGCTGTTGTGCTTATCAACAGCCCACGCTGAAACCACTCAACCGCAGCAGGTGGAGTCTGATGGTGCTATTCATCTGGCTGAGCGCTGGATATTCAATGTTAATGTCGAAAGCTTGTCGATTGATGAAGAAGTTGCTGCCCTGGAGGGTGTAGAGCCTGACGCGTTCGCGATTAACATCGAGGCTGAGTATTTCTTCAATGATAACCTCTCCACCGTGATTGGGTTGGGTTATCTGGGTTATGACGATAATGAGGAGTTTACCCAGTTGACCGAAGACGCATTCGGCGACGTGGATAATTCAAGCTCTACCGCCTCTGCATTGCCGCTGGTGATGGATGTGGGTTACACCCGCTTCTACGCAGGCAAGGTGCCTACTTATGTCTCGCTGCGCGGTGGCCTTACTCATATGTTTGCATCGGAGCGATCTATTGAAAACTGCTCGGATTGCTCGTCACAGGATATCAATGTGGATGGAGGCATGTTTGTACAGGCAGCCGCTGGTATAAACCTAGGCCGCTCCTTTAACCTGGGTATTTTTTATAAAAACTACCTGTCAGGTGATCTGGAGGATGCCATTGGTTTGAAACTGTCGTTCGGACACTTTCGATCCCGTTGA
- a CDS encoding efflux RND transporter permease subunit: MNLLRRFLENHVLANLTFGLVIILGLLAYQDMPRARDPDINFNWIDITTVLPGAASLEVEKRITDPIEDTISRTVRDLRFVSSTSREGVSSILVRFNQLSKDDFRERVADLRREVQNIYTDQLPAEALDPQIREITTSSGFPTAIVALTSHSPDDNFRRYASNLKLALERLRGVDEVLPQGLEAPELHIAFYPERLQGLNINPGDLASTVQAYFSDASIGDMETSSGRWLVQLEGTNGSLEELESFPVITSNGVVALGSLADIYRSSAEPGVLAQFQGQPAVLLNITKQEGANTLELLDEVNQFIQREQSVQADLGYQLTLVDDQTVSTRDAIDLMQRNAAIGLALVILVVFVFLGGHIALLTGIGIPFTLAATFFILHSMDMSLNNSVLLGVVIALGMLVDDAVVVVETIYYRLQQGAKAMDAGIESLKEVAAPVFTSVLTTISVFLPLMLLPGIMGEFLRVIPIVVCIGLAVSLLEAFWMLPAHVAGLNVNFNKETWLQRKRNRLTRKLRHNYSLLLIRVMRHPWRSVLGVLATALCAVLLLASGVIKFNFFAADPYRLIYINAELPTHKTLQDSLEAAVQLEQKALSVLLPEEVNSSAAYSGLMFTQTEPFFGENYSQALISLKPIRSGMRDTYSAIAAVEAAVGKTLGDAKVSVLVLEDGPPVGQPISVKVRGDRFEDIEAVVEKISAHLNRNPLFKNINTDFKTGSPTLKLTLDGDAIQRAGISPVVVTRALQSRVDGLLIGQYQSLGEEVDIRVLSKPTGDDNLDALMSTTLSTASGDNVRLGTLVKAAYGSGYQNIRHYNFKRSITIAADIDEDKIDAVAANQLIKDYWESIRAQHPGVDLDYSGLLDDIEENLSNISMLFAIGIGLIYLILGTQFKSYWQPLMILVSVPLAFIGVVFGLVITNNPMSFSTMYGVVALSGIAVNSAIVLISAANNRMQMGMGPLHATIYAGRRRVIPILITSTTTIAGLFSLAVGFGGKSLLWGPIAAAIVSGLMFSTVLVLVVIPLIYYASVRGKRA, encoded by the coding sequence ATGAATCTGCTGCGTCGCTTTCTGGAGAACCATGTACTGGCCAACCTGACCTTCGGCTTGGTAATAATATTGGGTCTGCTGGCGTATCAGGACATGCCCCGCGCCCGCGATCCGGACATCAATTTCAATTGGATTGACATCACTACGGTATTGCCCGGCGCTGCATCGCTGGAAGTAGAAAAGCGTATTACCGATCCAATAGAAGACACCATCAGTCGCACCGTGCGTGATCTGCGTTTTGTATCCAGCACCAGCCGCGAAGGCGTGTCCTCCATCCTGGTGCGCTTCAACCAGTTGAGTAAAGATGACTTTCGGGAACGGGTGGCAGATCTGCGCCGGGAGGTGCAAAACATCTACACGGATCAACTGCCCGCCGAAGCACTTGATCCTCAAATTCGGGAAATCACCACCTCTTCCGGTTTCCCTACCGCCATTGTCGCCCTGACCAGCCACTCACCGGATGACAACTTTCGCCGCTACGCCAGCAATCTCAAGCTGGCACTGGAACGCCTGCGCGGAGTCGATGAAGTATTGCCCCAGGGTCTTGAAGCACCGGAGCTGCACATCGCCTTTTATCCCGAGCGACTACAAGGCTTGAATATCAACCCCGGCGATCTGGCCAGCACCGTTCAAGCCTACTTCAGTGATGCCTCCATCGGAGACATGGAAACCAGCAGCGGGCGCTGGCTGGTGCAACTGGAAGGCACCAACGGTTCACTGGAAGAACTGGAATCCTTTCCTGTGATCACATCCAACGGCGTCGTTGCCTTGGGCAGCCTGGCTGATATCTATCGCAGCTCTGCAGAACCCGGCGTTTTGGCACAGTTTCAGGGTCAACCTGCGGTGCTGCTCAACATCACCAAGCAGGAAGGTGCCAACACCCTGGAACTGCTGGACGAAGTCAATCAGTTCATTCAGCGCGAACAAAGTGTGCAAGCCGATCTGGGCTATCAACTCACGCTGGTAGACGACCAAACCGTCAGCACTCGGGATGCCATCGACCTCATGCAACGCAATGCGGCCATCGGCCTGGCGCTGGTGATACTGGTGGTGTTTGTGTTTCTCGGCGGCCACATCGCCCTGCTCACCGGCATCGGCATTCCGTTCACCCTGGCGGCCACCTTTTTCATTCTGCACAGCATGGACATGAGCCTGAACAACAGCGTATTGCTGGGGGTGGTTATTGCCCTGGGCATGCTGGTGGATGACGCTGTGGTGGTGGTGGAAACCATTTACTATCGCCTGCAGCAAGGCGCCAAAGCCATGGATGCTGGCATCGAATCCCTGAAAGAGGTAGCCGCACCGGTATTCACATCTGTGCTCACCACCATCTCGGTTTTTCTGCCGCTGATGCTGTTACCGGGCATCATGGGGGAGTTTCTGCGGGTCATTCCTATTGTGGTCTGCATTGGCCTGGCTGTGAGTCTGCTGGAAGCATTTTGGATGCTGCCCGCCCATGTGGCTGGCCTGAACGTTAATTTCAATAAAGAAACCTGGCTGCAACGAAAACGCAATCGCCTCACCCGTAAACTGCGCCACAATTACAGCCTGTTGCTGATTCGCGTTATGCGCCACCCCTGGCGATCGGTGCTCGGTGTACTGGCCACGGCACTATGCGCCGTACTGTTGTTGGCCAGCGGCGTGATCAAATTTAATTTCTTCGCTGCCGACCCCTACCGTCTGATCTATATCAACGCCGAGCTACCCACGCACAAAACCCTGCAGGACTCACTAGAAGCAGCAGTGCAACTGGAACAAAAAGCCCTGTCGGTATTGTTACCAGAAGAAGTGAATTCGTCGGCCGCCTACAGTGGCTTGATGTTCACCCAAACCGAACCGTTCTTTGGTGAAAACTACAGCCAGGCGCTGATCAGCCTGAAACCCATTCGCAGTGGCATGCGAGACACATACAGCGCCATAGCCGCAGTAGAAGCAGCCGTTGGCAAAACCCTGGGGGACGCTAAAGTGTCGGTGCTGGTGCTGGAAGACGGCCCACCCGTAGGCCAACCTATCAGTGTGAAAGTAAGAGGTGATCGCTTCGAAGATATTGAAGCCGTCGTAGAGAAGATCAGCGCCCACTTGAACCGGAATCCTCTGTTCAAGAACATCAACACCGATTTCAAAACGGGCAGCCCGACATTGAAACTGACTCTGGACGGGGATGCCATTCAACGGGCAGGCATATCACCCGTAGTGGTCACCCGCGCCCTGCAAAGCCGTGTGGATGGACTGCTCATCGGACAGTACCAAAGCCTCGGCGAAGAAGTAGACATCCGCGTGCTCTCCAAGCCAACCGGCGATGATAACCTGGACGCTCTGATGAGCACGACACTATCGACCGCAAGCGGTGACAACGTGCGCCTGGGCACCCTGGTGAAGGCCGCCTACGGCAGCGGCTATCAGAACATCCGCCACTACAATTTCAAACGATCCATTACCATCGCCGCAGACATTGACGAGGATAAAATTGATGCCGTGGCAGCCAATCAATTAATCAAAGATTATTGGGAAAGCATCCGCGCGCAACATCCGGGGGTGGATCTGGATTACTCAGGGTTGCTTGATGACATTGAAGAAAACCTGAGCAACATCAGCATGCTGTTTGCCATTGGTATCGGCCTGATCTATTTGATCCTGGGCACCCAATTTAAAAGCTACTGGCAACCGCTGATGATTTTAGTGTCCGTTCCACTGGCCTTTATCGGCGTTGTGTTCGGGCTGGTCATCACCAACAACCCCATGAGTTTTTCCACCATGTACGGTGTCGTAGCCTTATCAGGCATTGCGGTAAATTCAGCTATTGTACTGATCTCGGCGGCCAACAATCGAATGCAGATGGGCATGGGCCCCCTGCATGCAACCATCTACGCCGGTCGTCGCCGGGTGATTCCCATTCTGATCACCAGCACCACCACCATCGCCGGTCTGTTCTCCCTCGCGGTAGGCTTTGGCGGTAAGTCGCTACTGTGGGGGCCAATTGCCGCCGCCATTGTCAGCGGCCTCATGTTTTCAACAGTACTGGTGCTGGTGGTGATTCCTTTGATCTATTACGCTTCCGTACGCGGCAAGCGAGCCTGA
- a CDS encoding efflux RND transporter periplasmic adaptor subunit encodes MITTSAMAEPLTARLGDIVEHPTRSAPATTASLNHSTLSAQIQANVAAIKVGVSATVNAGDTLLQLDCTDYQLARQLAQAGVTIAEARLSLANSQKKRANQLLQKDLASREDADTLQAEAIAREAELEQAKITLRQATINTERCTIKAPFAGIVTARMASEGQLASIGTPLISMIDTQHLELSAQVKPEEVTQLQQAQSLTFTAGADYPVRLLRLGGSINSATRDQEIRLAFISQPPPPGTAGKLTWQDPRPFLPARYIVQRNQQLGVMINEQGTARFVVIPNAIPGRSAAVSLAEDTQVITRQLGALQNGDTLQPKSPE; translated from the coding sequence ATGATCACCACATCGGCCATGGCAGAGCCCCTGACTGCGCGCCTGGGCGACATCGTCGAGCACCCGACACGCAGCGCTCCGGCCACCACCGCGAGCCTTAACCACAGCACACTCAGCGCTCAAATTCAGGCCAATGTTGCTGCCATCAAAGTCGGCGTCAGTGCAACCGTAAACGCCGGTGATACTTTGTTGCAACTGGATTGCACGGATTACCAACTGGCGCGACAACTGGCGCAGGCGGGGGTCACCATTGCTGAAGCTCGCCTGAGCCTGGCCAATAGTCAGAAAAAACGGGCCAACCAACTGCTGCAAAAAGATCTTGCTTCACGAGAGGACGCCGATACCCTCCAGGCCGAGGCCATTGCCCGTGAAGCAGAACTGGAGCAGGCAAAAATAACGCTGCGCCAGGCAACCATCAACACCGAGCGCTGCACCATTAAAGCCCCCTTTGCAGGCATTGTTACGGCGCGCATGGCCAGCGAAGGTCAACTTGCCTCCATCGGCACTCCGCTGATCAGCATGATCGATACCCAACACCTGGAATTATCCGCTCAAGTTAAACCCGAAGAAGTCACGCAACTGCAACAAGCACAGAGCTTAACCTTCACAGCAGGTGCCGACTACCCAGTGCGCTTGTTGCGCTTGGGCGGCAGCATCAATTCTGCCACCCGCGATCAGGAAATTCGGCTGGCATTTATCAGTCAGCCACCGCCGCCCGGCACAGCAGGTAAGTTAACCTGGCAAGATCCCCGCCCTTTTCTACCGGCCCGATACATCGTGCAACGCAATCAACAACTGGGCGTCATGATCAACGAACAAGGCACAGCTCGTTTTGTGGTTATCCCCAATGCAATACCAGGGCGTTCTGCGGCCGTCTCCCTGGCCGAAGACACACAGGTTATCACCCGCCAACTGGGTGCACTGCAAAACGGTGACACCTTGCAACCGAAGTCTCCAGAATGA
- a CDS encoding alkane 1-monooxygenase, whose protein sequence is MFHYLKFFLFHGIGLLAALFLTLGGDWMTVGFLSIFLGYVMLDALLGDDITIPDYKAPGILTWQLWMALPLLSFIVFTFLWQVGNGDPLGYGALVQQLSGYDMAVARDTTSGWNLFWGVIMTGLMIGMVGTITGHELTHRTWDPVSMFVGRWLLAFSFDSNFAIEHVYGHHRYVSTTEDPATAPRGRSVYSHVLISTVRGNISAWNIEQERLKKKRQGLFSIHNVAIRGYLMSALILVASYLIAGWAGVLMFTAAGLWGKALLEIVNYMEHYGMVRNPATPVQPRHSWNTNKRFSSWSMFNLTRHSHHHAQGEVPYHELKPYSDAPMMINGYLTTIAVALIPPLWHKLMTPKVLEWDEKYATAEERKMAEAANRKSGLKSLQGVTYSEASTA, encoded by the coding sequence ATGTTCCATTATCTTAAATTTTTTCTGTTCCACGGCATCGGCCTGCTGGCGGCGCTGTTTCTGACATTGGGTGGCGATTGGATGACCGTCGGCTTCCTCAGTATATTTCTCGGCTACGTGATGCTGGATGCCTTACTGGGAGACGACATCACCATCCCCGATTACAAAGCGCCGGGCATCCTGACATGGCAGCTGTGGATGGCGCTGCCACTGCTTAGCTTTATTGTGTTCACTTTTCTTTGGCAGGTGGGCAACGGCGATCCATTAGGCTACGGCGCACTGGTGCAACAACTGTCCGGCTACGACATGGCTGTTGCCCGCGACACAACCAGCGGCTGGAATCTGTTCTGGGGCGTCATCATGACCGGACTGATGATCGGCATGGTGGGCACCATCACCGGACACGAACTGACCCATCGCACCTGGGACCCTGTCTCTATGTTTGTAGGGCGCTGGCTGCTGGCATTCAGCTTTGACAGTAACTTTGCCATCGAGCACGTCTATGGCCATCACCGTTATGTGAGCACCACCGAAGACCCTGCCACAGCGCCACGGGGCCGCAGCGTTTATTCCCATGTGCTCATCTCCACCGTGCGTGGCAACATCAGCGCCTGGAACATTGAACAGGAGCGCCTCAAGAAAAAACGTCAGGGCTTATTCTCCATCCACAACGTTGCTATTCGCGGTTATCTGATGAGCGCATTGATTCTGGTGGCATCCTATCTGATTGCAGGTTGGGCAGGCGTGCTGATGTTTACCGCGGCCGGCCTGTGGGGCAAAGCCCTGCTGGAGATCGTGAACTACATGGAACACTATGGCATGGTGCGCAACCCGGCAACACCGGTGCAACCTCGCCATTCATGGAATACCAACAAGCGGTTCAGCTCCTGGTCCATGTTTAACCTGACCCGCCATTCCCATCACCATGCTCAAGGCGAAGTGCCCTACCATGAACTGAAGCCCTACAGCGATGCACCGATGATGATCAACGGCTATCTCACCACCATTGCGGTGGCATTAATTCCCCCGCTGTGGCACAAATTGATGACACCCAAAGTACTGGAGTGGGATGAAAAATACGCCACCGCCGAAGAGCGTAAAATGGCAGAAGCCGCAAACCGTAAAAGTGGTTTGAAGTCGCTGCAAGGCGTGACTTACAGCGAGGCCTCAACAGCATAA
- a CDS encoding NADH:ubiquinone reductase (Na(+)-transporting) subunit F, translating into MFGLFKSSKPKQVSIEGIDSPIDVLDKETILTAALRQGIRFPHSCRVGGCATCKCQLKEGKVKELTESAYILSEQELDQGYILACQAVPKSNISIKLDNLEAGGPKFTPQTCSGTVITQRRLTHDIVALDIALDQPMHYAAGQYALLSVPGGINEARSYSFASAALQQGVSSISFFIRQVPGGAMSSWAQGDVVDTQVQVEGPFGDFYLRESEQPILCVAGGSGLAPVKALLEDALRFKSPRPVVFLFGARTQQDLYCLNEIKSLQKEWAGDFMFVPVLSEEPDASDWQGARGLVTEWLPQYASPIAQAYMCGPPAMLDAAESCLQQLGIPADQIFSDKFLDKSNHQKTA; encoded by the coding sequence ATGTTCGGATTGTTTAAATCCTCCAAACCCAAACAGGTCAGTATCGAGGGAATCGACTCGCCTATCGACGTACTCGATAAGGAAACCATCCTGACCGCAGCCCTGCGACAGGGTATCCGCTTCCCGCACAGTTGTCGCGTGGGCGGCTGCGCCACCTGCAAATGCCAGTTAAAAGAAGGCAAGGTGAAAGAGCTGACGGAATCCGCCTATATTCTATCGGAACAGGAACTGGATCAGGGTTACATACTGGCCTGTCAGGCGGTGCCAAAAAGCAACATCAGCATCAAGCTGGATAACCTGGAGGCAGGTGGCCCCAAATTCACCCCACAAACCTGTTCCGGCACCGTCATCACTCAGCGCCGCCTGACCCACGATATCGTGGCACTGGACATCGCCCTGGATCAGCCCATGCACTACGCGGCAGGCCAGTACGCCCTGCTGTCGGTGCCCGGTGGCATCAACGAGGCCCGCAGCTATTCCTTCGCCAGCGCTGCCCTTCAACAGGGGGTCAGCAGTATTTCATTTTTTATTCGACAGGTTCCCGGAGGCGCAATGTCGTCTTGGGCCCAGGGCGATGTCGTTGATACCCAAGTGCAGGTAGAAGGCCCGTTTGGCGACTTTTATCTGCGGGAAAGTGAGCAACCGATTCTGTGCGTTGCCGGTGGCAGTGGTTTGGCACCAGTCAAAGCCTTACTGGAAGATGCGCTGCGGTTTAAAAGCCCTCGCCCGGTGGTGTTTCTGTTCGGTGCCCGCACTCAACAGGATCTGTACTGCCTGAATGAGATCAAGAGCCTGCAGAAAGAGTGGGCCGGGGACTTTATGTTTGTGCCCGTATTATCGGAAGAGCCCGACGCCTCAGACTGGCAAGGTGCTCGCGGTCTGGTGACTGAATGGTTGCCTCAATATGCCAGCCCCATTGCGCAGGCTTACATGTGTGGCCCACCGGCCATGCTGGATGCCGCAGAATCCTGCCTGCAACAGCTGGGCATCCCCGCAGACCAAATATTCAGCGATAAGTTTTTAGACAAATCCAACCATCAGAAAACTGCATAG
- a CDS encoding DUF423 domain-containing protein produces MKIFIVIGVFAMAIGVVLGAFGAHGLKARIEPNLLAAYQTGVEYHLYHALGLILVGVLAYQFPDVSGLKWGAWCLMWGVLLFSGSLYLMAVTGIRWLGAITPLGGMAFIIGWVWIGWALIRSA; encoded by the coding sequence ATGAAGATTTTCATTGTGATAGGTGTGTTTGCCATGGCGATTGGCGTGGTGTTGGGGGCGTTTGGTGCCCACGGCCTCAAGGCGCGAATTGAGCCGAATTTGCTGGCGGCGTATCAAACCGGGGTCGAATACCACCTTTATCACGCCCTGGGCTTGATACTGGTTGGCGTGTTGGCCTACCAGTTTCCCGATGTCTCAGGCCTGAAGTGGGGGGCCTGGTGTTTGATGTGGGGGGTGTTGTTGTTCTCTGGCAGCCTGTACCTGATGGCGGTCACTGGAATCCGTTGGTTGGGGGCCATCACACCCCTGGGTGGCATGGCGTTTATCATTGGTTGGGTATGGATTGGCTGGGCGTTAATCAGGTCTGCCTGA
- the thiS gene encoding sulfur carrier protein ThiS, translating to MNESGTSTNLITVTVNGDQQQLVSGATIADLLDGMDLQGKRVAVECNLEIVPKALHATTALNTGDVLEIVHAIGGG from the coding sequence ATGAACGAATCAGGCACCTCCACCAACCTTATAACGGTTACCGTCAATGGTGACCAACAGCAGCTTGTCTCAGGTGCGACCATCGCCGACCTGCTCGATGGCATGGATTTGCAGGGCAAGCGGGTGGCGGTTGAGTGCAATCTTGAAATTGTGCCCAAGGCCCTGCACGCCACTACCGCGCTTAATACCGGGGATGTGCTGGAGATTGTGCACG